A single region of the Brassica rapa cultivar Chiifu-401-42 chromosome A03, CAAS_Brap_v3.01, whole genome shotgun sequence genome encodes:
- the LOC103861328 gene encoding probable protein S-acyltransferase 13 produces the protein MAWNVFKFCSALRALGSIMILFVIGIIGFTYYALVLVNYGPSLLLGGLDSFIALLVLALFHFLLVMVLWSYFSVVVTDPGGVPPGWRPELDIEKGDGNEAAIAEASPLSVGDSSSHIVRHCRKCNQYKPPRSHHCSVCGRCILKMDHHCVWVVNCVGARNYKSFLLFLFYTFLETTVVAVSLFPAFLVFFTDGDDEITVSLGSLAATFIAFILNIAFALSVLGFLIMHIMLVARNTTTIEAYEKYTTPNSPYDLGRKANFEQVFGRDKMYWLVPLYTEEDMKRLPALGGLDFRSRLEESEPLQSL, from the exons ATGGCGTGGAACGTGTTCAAGTTCTGCTCAGCACTTCGCGCCTTGGGTTCGATCATGATCCTATTCGTAATCGGGATCATCGGATTCACATACTACGCCCTTGTACTCGTGAATTACGGACCGTCTCTGCTACTCGGCGGTCTCGATTCGTTTATAGCTCTTCTCGTTTTAGCTCTGTTTCACTTCCTG CTTGTAATGGTACTGTGGAGTTATTTCTCTGTTGTTGTGACGGACCCTGGTGGTGTTCCACCTGGTTGGAGGCCGGAGTTAGACATAGAGAAAGGCGATGGAAATGAAGCAGCGATTGCAGAAGCAAGCCCACTTTCTGTTGGAGATTCCTCCTCTCATATTGTAAGACATTGCCGAAAGTGCAATCAATATAAACCGCCTCGTTCTCACCACTGTTCAGTCT GTGGAAGATGCATACTAAAGATGGACCATCACTGTGTTTGGGTTGTGAACTGTGTTGGAGCAAGGAATTACAAGTCTTTTCTCCTATTCTTG TTTTACACATTTCTTGAGACAACGGTGGTTGCAGTATCACTGTTTCCAGCTTTCCTCGTATTCTTTACCGATGGAGATGATGAGATTACCGTATCACTAGGAAGCCTAGCAGCCACCTTTATTGCATTCA TATTGAACATAGCCTTTGCGCTAAGTGTCCTAGGCTTCCTAATCATGCACATAATGCTAGTCGCTCGCAACACCACAACTATTGAG GCATATGAGAAGTATACAACTCCTAACTCTCCTTATGACCTTGGTCGTAAGGCAAACTTCGAACAG GTTTTTGGAAGGGATAAAATGTATTGGTTGGTGCCATTGTACACGGAAGAAGATATGAAGAGGTTGCCGGCACTTGGAGGGTTAGACTTTAGGAGCAGGTTGGAGGAGTCGGAGCCGCTTCAGTCTCTATGA
- the LOC103861330 gene encoding AT-hook motif nuclear-localized protein 2 → MESTGEVVRTSDVSDGGVMVVRSNAPSDFHMAPRSETSNPPPASVSPPQNSFAPTAPPPTTEGFSRGPMKKKRGRPRKYGHDGAPVALSPNPISSAAPTTSHVIDFSASEKRGKVKPAATPSSFIRTKYQVENLGEWAPSSAGANFTPHIITVNAGEDVTKKIISFSQQGSLAICVLCANGVVSSVTLRQPDSSGGTLTYEGRFEILSLSGSFMPSDSDGTRSRTGGMTVSLASPDGRVVGGGVAGLLVAATPIQVVVGSFLAGTNQQDQNPRKQNHNFVSSPMPTTSNAADHGTIRPTSSSHQIGTWTPTLASDPRHKPSHDINITLT, encoded by the exons ATGGAGTCTACCGGAGAAGTTGTTAGGACATCCGACGTGAGCGACGGTGGCGTTATGGTAGTGAGATCCAACGCGCCGTCGGACTTCCACATGGCTCCGAGGTCAGAAACTTCAAATCCACCTCCAGCCTCCGTCTCTCCTCCTCAAAATTCCTTTGCTCCGACTGCGCCGCCGCCAACAACTGAAGGTTTCTCCCGCGGACCCATGAAGAAGAAGCGTGGACGTCCTAGGAAGTACGGACACGACGGAGCACCGGTGGCGCTCTCACCGAATCCGATATCTTCAGCCGCACCAACGACCTCTCACGTCATCGATTTCTCTGCATCTGAGAAACGCGGCAAAGTGAAACCAGCAGCAACTCCGAGCTCCTTCATCAGGACAAAGTACCAAGTCGAGAATTTAG GCGAATGGGCTCCTTCCTCGGCCGGCGCTAATTTCACGCCGCATATAATTACGGTGAACGCAGGCGAG GACGTAACGAAGAAGATAATATCGTTTTCTCAACAAGGGTCTCTCGCTATTTGCGTTCTCTGCGCAAACGGTGTCGTTTCAAGCGTCACACTTCGTCAGCCCGATTCATCTGGTGGTACATTGACATACGAG GGTCGGTTTGAGATATTATCACTGTCGGGATCATTCATGCCAAGTGACTCGGACGGGACACGGAGCAGAACAGGTGGAATGACCGTGTCGCTAGCTAGTCCTGATGGACGTGTAGTAGGCGGTGGAGTCGCTGGTTTGTTGGTCGCAGCCACTCCTATTCAGGTGGTAGTAGGAAGCTTCTTAGCTGGAACGAACCAGCAAGATCAGAATCCGAGGAAGCAGAACCACAACTTCGTGTCGTCTCCAATGCCAACCACTTCGAATGCAGCTGATCATGGAACCATCCGTCCTACGTCGTCTTCTCACCAGATCGGTACATGGACACCAACTTTAGCTTCTGATCCAAGACACAAGCCCTCTCATGACATTAACATCACTTTAACTTGA